One window of Quercus robur chromosome 12, dhQueRobu3.1, whole genome shotgun sequence genomic DNA carries:
- the LOC126709972 gene encoding NADH dehydrogenase [ubiquinone] iron-sulfur protein 4, mitochondrial-like, producing the protein MASSQSLQRGLNLGRALRSVFLSTTRFFSSASDALVEVKPGEVGTISGVPEEHLRRRVIIYSPGRTATQQGSGKVGRWKINFMSTQKWENPLMGWTSTGDPYANVGEGGLSFDSEEAAKAFAEKYGWEYVVKKRHTPILKPKSYADNYKWRGPPKTEAD; encoded by the exons atggcgaGCTCTCAATCTCTGCAACGAGGCCTCAATCTCGGTCGTGCTCTTCGATCGGTTTTCTTATCAACTACGAGATTTTTCTCTTCGGCTTCGGACGCCTTGGTGGAGGTCAAGCCCGGTGAGGTCGGCACAATTTCTGGAGTACCTGAAGAACACCTTCGAAGAAGG GTCATAATTTACTCACCCGGCCGAACTGCTACACAACAAGGCTCTGGGAAAGTTGGGCGttggaaaattaattttatgtcTACTCAGAA GTGGGAAAATCCATTGATGGGTTGGACATCCACAGGGGACCCGTATGCCAATGTGGGTGAGGGAGGATTAAGTTTTGATAGTGAAGAAGCTGCAAAAGCATTTGCTGAGAAATATGGTTGGGAATACGTG GTCAAGAAGCGTCATACGCCTATTTTAAAG CCTAAGTCATACGCTGACAACTACAAATGGAGGGGCCCACCAAAGACCGAAGCTGATTAA
- the LOC126709971 gene encoding uncharacterized protein LOC126709971 encodes MIKTLNPYTTTAKTAEIMSRYRPIAPKPESATDPSNECPSMSQKIRQSPYLRNLWPQLQARPTRTRKRGRSAITPPSFKRPRTHVFGFSSPCHLTSSPAKNLSLQGFAHGHGLPQFPIPNLPAISNSLEVQPTTTPTLVTLPLLSCPNSVPNQAGAPELELMEPCGEKKVIDLNTVAEIPEEKDLLQQLQGPISSNVIAPQPIRPVGSSISVGSISEDPSFISAVQVPKKPEEVEEEVESEALPAVISDSNNKVRMANSAYKEMVGQPECSWLDSMVTSDGKLGGSSSKRINGEVMLHLSDSRLPISSNGFSCWVRIEWGSGEKKSSINAFCDVIRLSCESKDYLFTWRFHTHSREASQPSCNV; translated from the coding sequence ATGATCAAGACTCTGAATCCCTACACCACCACAGCAAAAACTGCTGAGATTATGTCTAGGTACAGGCCTATAGCTCCAAAGCCTGAGTCAGCCACAGATCCAAGCAATGAGTGTCCCTCCATGTCTCAGAAGATCAGGCAATCTCCTTACCTTAGGAACCTCTGGCCACAATTGCAAGCCAGGCCCACCAGAACGAGAAAGAGAGGTAGGTCTGCTATAACACCACCCTCCTTTAAAAGACCAAGAACCCATGTCTTTGGGTTTTCTTCTCCTTGTCATTTGACATCATCCCCTGCCAAGAATCTATCTTTGCAGGGTTTTGCTCATGGTCATGGGCTCCCTCAGTTTCCTattccaaacctaccagcaatTAGCAACAGCTTGGAAGTACAGCCAACCACAACTCCTACTTTAGTGACACTTCCTCTTCTTTCATGTCCTAATTCTGTCCCCAACCAAGCAGGGGCACCAGAGCTTGAGTTAATGGAACCTTGTGGTGAGAAAAAGGTTATAGATTTAAACACTGTAGCTGAAATTCCAGAGGAAAAGGATCTCTTGCAGCAACTGCAAGGACCCATCAGCAGCAATGTAATTGCACCTCAGCCAATTCGACCAGTTGGCTCTAGCATAAGCGTTGGCAGCATTAGTGAAGACCCAAGTTTTATCTCAGCTGTTCAAGTTCCTAAGAAACCAGAAGAGGTAGAGGAAGAGGTCGAGTCCGAGGCCTTACCGGCAGTGATATCAGACTCAAACAACAAAGTGAGGATGGCAAATTCGGCTTACAAGGAGATGGTGGGCCAACCAGAATGTTCCTGGCTTGATTCTATGGTGACCAGTGATGGAAAATTGGGAGGCAGCTCAAGCAAGAGGATCAATGGGGAGGTGATGCTTCATCTTTCTGATTCAAGGTTGCCAATTTCGTCAAATGGTTTTTCATGTTGGGTGAGGATAGAGTGGGGAAGTGGGGAGAAGAAAAGCTCAATCAATGCTTTCTGTGATGTGATTAGATTATCCTGTGAATCCAAGGATTATCTATTCACATGGAGGTTCCACACCCATAGCAGAGAGGCTTCTCAGCCCAGTTGTAATGTGTAA